From the Diospyros lotus cultivar Yz01 chromosome 13, ASM1463336v1, whole genome shotgun sequence genome, one window contains:
- the LOC127788012 gene encoding protein NRT1/ PTR FAMILY 4.6 isoform X1, with protein sequence MESQQPAETWDGYVDWRNRPALRRFHGGMLAASFVLGVEILENLAYLASASNLVRYMSEYMHLSPEKSANSVTNFMGTAFLLAILGGFLSDAFFPAYHIFLISALTEFLGLILLTVQARSPSLKPPACGGGERPSSPCSEVSGWKAAMLGTGLYLVALGVGGIKGSLPVQGAEQFDDGTPEGRKKISTFFNYFVFCLASGAIIAVTFVVWIEDNKGWQWGFGIGTLAIVLSIPVFLVGSCFYRNKIPSGSPLTTICKVLLAAALNSCLRSGSSNAIASMAAATTSQEEEQTPNNNESPFATPTESLKFLNKAAQNKPAHPALSCSAQQVEEVKIVLKILPIFASTIILNACLAQLSTFSVHQAASMTTRVGSLQVPPASLPIFPVLFIMILAPIYNHFIVPFARKATRSEMGITHLQRIGVGLLFSILAMAIAALVEVKRKAVARNKSLVDSTNPLPITFFWVSFQYLFLGSADLFTLAGLMEFFFSEAPAGMRSLATSLSWASLAVGYYLSSIIVSVVNNVTAAGSSNRHPWLAGRNLNHYRLDRFYWLMCGLSGLSFFNYLFWARRYKYRSKGLEK encoded by the exons ATG gAATCGCAGCAGCCGGCGGAAACCTGGGACGGCTATGTCGACTGGCGGAACAGACCGGCACTCCGGCGCTTCCACGGCGGCATGCTCGCCGCATCCTTCGTTCTGG GGGTGGAGATTCTGGAGAACTTGGCGTATCTGGCAAGCGCGAGCAACCTGGTGCGTTACATGTCGGAGTACATGCATTTGTCGCCGGAGAAGTCGGCCAATTCGGTCACCAACTTCATGGGCACCGCCTTCCTCCTCGCCATCCTCGGCGGCTTCCTGTCGGACGCTTTCTTCCCCGCGTATCACATCTTTCTGATAAGCGCACTCACCGAGTTTCTG GGCCTGATCCTTCTAACAGTGCAAGCTCGGTCGCCGTCGCTGAAGCCGCCAGCATGCGGCGGAGGCGAAAGGCCGAGCAGCCCCTGCTCGGAGGTCAGCGGGTGGAAGGCGGCGATGCTGGGCACAGGCTTGTACTTGGTGGCGTTAGGCGTGGGAGGCATTAAAGGATCGCTGCCGGTACAAGGAGCAGAGCAGTTCGATGACGGCACGCCGGaggggaggaagaagatatCCACGTTCTTCAACTACTTCGTCTTCTGTCTGGCCTCCGGTGCCATAATTGCGGTGACGTTCGTGGTCTGGATTGAGGACAATAAGGGCTGGCAATGGGGCTTTGGCATCGGTACTTTGGCCATAGTTTTGTCGATCCCAGTTTTTCTTGTTGGTTCGTGCTTTTACAGGAATAAGATACCCTCTGGAAGTCCTCTCACAACCATATGCAAG GTTTTGTTAGCAGCCGCACTAAACTCTTGCCTAAGAAGCGGCTCAAGCAACGCAATAGCGAGCATGGCCGCCGCCACCACCagccaagaagaagaacaaacaCCAAATAATAATGAATCTCCCTTTGCCACCCCAACAGAGAGCCTCAAGTTCCTCAACAAAGCGGCTCAGAACAAGCCAGCCCACCCAGCCCTGTCCTGCTCGGCGCAGCAAGTCGAGGAAGTCAAGATCGTCCTCAAAATCCTCCCCATTTTCGCCTCCACTATCATCCTCAACGCCTGCCTCGCCCAGCTCTCCACCTTCTCCGTCCACCAAGCCGCCTCCATGACCACCCGGGTCGGCTCACTCCAAGTCCCCCCGGCTTCCCTCCCCATCTTCCCCGTCCTCTTCATCATGATCCTCGCCCCTATCTACAACCACTTCATCGTTCCCTTCGCCCGCAAGGCCACCCGATCCGAAATGGGCATCACCCATTTACAGAGAATCGGAGTCGGGTTGCTCTTCTCCATCCTCGCCATGGCTATCGCTGCTTTAGTCGAAGTGAAGCGCAAGGCAGTCGCCCGGAACAAATCCCTGGTCGACTCTACCAATCCGTTGCCGATTACTTTCTTCTGGGTTTCTTTCCAGTACCTGTTTCTGGGATCGGCCGATCTTTTTACACTGGCCGGATTGATGGAATTCTTCTTCAGCGAGGCGCCGGCGGGGATGAGGTCACTGGCCACGTCGCTGTCGTGGGCGTCGCTGGCAGTGGGGTATTATCTCAGCAGTATCATTGTATCCGTTGTGAATAATGTGACGGCCGCGGGAAGCTCGAACCGGCATCCATGGCTGGCTGGGAGGAACTTGAATCATTATCGGCTGGATCGGTTCTACTGGCTGATGTGTGGGCTGAGTGGACTGAGTTTCTTCAACTACCTCTTCTGGGCTAGGCGGTACAAGTACAGGTCGAAAGGCCTCGAGAAGTGA
- the LOC127788012 gene encoding protein NRT1/ PTR FAMILY 4.6 isoform X2 — translation MLAASFVLGVEILENLAYLASASNLVRYMSEYMHLSPEKSANSVTNFMGTAFLLAILGGFLSDAFFPAYHIFLISALTEFLGLILLTVQARSPSLKPPACGGGERPSSPCSEVSGWKAAMLGTGLYLVALGVGGIKGSLPVQGAEQFDDGTPEGRKKISTFFNYFVFCLASGAIIAVTFVVWIEDNKGWQWGFGIGTLAIVLSIPVFLVGSCFYRNKIPSGSPLTTICKVLLAAALNSCLRSGSSNAIASMAAATTSQEEEQTPNNNESPFATPTESLKFLNKAAQNKPAHPALSCSAQQVEEVKIVLKILPIFASTIILNACLAQLSTFSVHQAASMTTRVGSLQVPPASLPIFPVLFIMILAPIYNHFIVPFARKATRSEMGITHLQRIGVGLLFSILAMAIAALVEVKRKAVARNKSLVDSTNPLPITFFWVSFQYLFLGSADLFTLAGLMEFFFSEAPAGMRSLATSLSWASLAVGYYLSSIIVSVVNNVTAAGSSNRHPWLAGRNLNHYRLDRFYWLMCGLSGLSFFNYLFWARRYKYRSKGLEK, via the exons ATGCTCGCCGCATCCTTCGTTCTGG GGGTGGAGATTCTGGAGAACTTGGCGTATCTGGCAAGCGCGAGCAACCTGGTGCGTTACATGTCGGAGTACATGCATTTGTCGCCGGAGAAGTCGGCCAATTCGGTCACCAACTTCATGGGCACCGCCTTCCTCCTCGCCATCCTCGGCGGCTTCCTGTCGGACGCTTTCTTCCCCGCGTATCACATCTTTCTGATAAGCGCACTCACCGAGTTTCTG GGCCTGATCCTTCTAACAGTGCAAGCTCGGTCGCCGTCGCTGAAGCCGCCAGCATGCGGCGGAGGCGAAAGGCCGAGCAGCCCCTGCTCGGAGGTCAGCGGGTGGAAGGCGGCGATGCTGGGCACAGGCTTGTACTTGGTGGCGTTAGGCGTGGGAGGCATTAAAGGATCGCTGCCGGTACAAGGAGCAGAGCAGTTCGATGACGGCACGCCGGaggggaggaagaagatatCCACGTTCTTCAACTACTTCGTCTTCTGTCTGGCCTCCGGTGCCATAATTGCGGTGACGTTCGTGGTCTGGATTGAGGACAATAAGGGCTGGCAATGGGGCTTTGGCATCGGTACTTTGGCCATAGTTTTGTCGATCCCAGTTTTTCTTGTTGGTTCGTGCTTTTACAGGAATAAGATACCCTCTGGAAGTCCTCTCACAACCATATGCAAG GTTTTGTTAGCAGCCGCACTAAACTCTTGCCTAAGAAGCGGCTCAAGCAACGCAATAGCGAGCATGGCCGCCGCCACCACCagccaagaagaagaacaaacaCCAAATAATAATGAATCTCCCTTTGCCACCCCAACAGAGAGCCTCAAGTTCCTCAACAAAGCGGCTCAGAACAAGCCAGCCCACCCAGCCCTGTCCTGCTCGGCGCAGCAAGTCGAGGAAGTCAAGATCGTCCTCAAAATCCTCCCCATTTTCGCCTCCACTATCATCCTCAACGCCTGCCTCGCCCAGCTCTCCACCTTCTCCGTCCACCAAGCCGCCTCCATGACCACCCGGGTCGGCTCACTCCAAGTCCCCCCGGCTTCCCTCCCCATCTTCCCCGTCCTCTTCATCATGATCCTCGCCCCTATCTACAACCACTTCATCGTTCCCTTCGCCCGCAAGGCCACCCGATCCGAAATGGGCATCACCCATTTACAGAGAATCGGAGTCGGGTTGCTCTTCTCCATCCTCGCCATGGCTATCGCTGCTTTAGTCGAAGTGAAGCGCAAGGCAGTCGCCCGGAACAAATCCCTGGTCGACTCTACCAATCCGTTGCCGATTACTTTCTTCTGGGTTTCTTTCCAGTACCTGTTTCTGGGATCGGCCGATCTTTTTACACTGGCCGGATTGATGGAATTCTTCTTCAGCGAGGCGCCGGCGGGGATGAGGTCACTGGCCACGTCGCTGTCGTGGGCGTCGCTGGCAGTGGGGTATTATCTCAGCAGTATCATTGTATCCGTTGTGAATAATGTGACGGCCGCGGGAAGCTCGAACCGGCATCCATGGCTGGCTGGGAGGAACTTGAATCATTATCGGCTGGATCGGTTCTACTGGCTGATGTGTGGGCTGAGTGGACTGAGTTTCTTCAACTACCTCTTCTGGGCTAGGCGGTACAAGTACAGGTCGAAAGGCCTCGAGAAGTGA